The following DNA comes from Limibacillus sp..
TGCCGGGCCCCTTTTTCTTGTGCCGTGATCCGCCTGGGGCCCGCTTGAGGGATGCAGGGGGCCAGAGCCCTCCCACTTGGCCTCCCGCTTCTTCGCCTCCAGCCCCGCGTCTCCGGTCAGCCGGCGGAGGAGGCAGCTCCCTGGATCGAGGAGGATCTCTCCGGCAGCAGGATGTCCCGGGATGCGCTCACCACTTGGTTGCGCCCCGCTCTCTTTGCCTGGTAGAGCGCCTTGTCGCCCCACTCCAAGAGCTCCTCCGAGCTCTTCGGCAAGCCGTCGGCGAGCGTGGCGACGCCCAGGCTGATGGTCACCTGGTTGCCCGGTGCGAGGCGGTGCTCGATCTGCGCCAATTCCACGGCGACGCGCATGCGTTCGGCGACATGGCGCGCGCCCTCAGCAGGGGTGTCGGGCAGCACCGCGATGAACTCTTCGCCGCCGTAGCGTGCGAAGAGGTCGCCCGGCCGCCGCAGACAGCCATTGCAGGTCTCCGCCAGCATCTTGAGGCAGCGGTCCCCTGCGGGGTGCCCATAGAGATCGTTGTAGGCCTTGAAGTTGTCGACATCGATAATCACCACCGACAGCGGCTCGCCGCTGCGTTGGGCGCGCCGCCACTCGATTAACACCGTACGGTCCAGCAGCCGCCGGTTGGGCAGGCCGGTCAGCGGATCAGTGGTCGCGATCTCCGCCAGCTTTCCGTTGGCGCGTTCAAGATCGAGGGTCAGGCGCGCACTCTGCTCGATGATCACGGCGAGCGGCAAAGCGATGAGCAAAGCGCAGGCGATGAAGCCCTGTAACAGAATGACCTGCTCGCGTGCGTGGCTCCCCGTGGCCAGAGCGAAGGGGCCGTCGCCGGCGATGGTGTAGTAAAGGGCCACGCCCCCCATCATGAAGATCGCCGCCGCGCCGCCGGCAAAGCCGAGTTGCAGCACCGCGATCACCAGAGGAACGAAGACCAGGAAGGCGAGCCGTGGGTCCTCCCCTGCAAAAACCAGGAGGGTGACGGAGAGTAGCACCGAGAGGACGCCAAGGCTCCGCAAACGCGCGCCCGGCGCCAGAAGCTGGAGAACCTCGTGCTTCTTCACCGCCAGCAGCAGCGGCGCCATGATCGCCATGCCCAAGGCGTCGGCCGGGTACCAGACGGTCAAGGTCTCGATGAAGTTTGCGTCTGCCATTACGCCCAGGAGGGCGCCGGCCATCAGCGCCGTGGCGGCCGGGGCGAGCAGGATCGCAAAGGATATGAAGGCGGCAAACCCGCGGCTTTTGACCACGCTGAAGTTGGGACCGAGCAGGAAACGCAAGGGATAGGCCGCGACCAGGACTTCAAAGGAATTGCAGAGCGCAAGTCCAAGCGAGAGCACCAGCGGATCGCCGGATGAGAGGTTCGCCGCGATGTTTCCAAGGAGCCCGGCAAGGATATAGGTCGCCCAGTTGCGGGAGGGTGAGCGCAGCAGAATCGCGAGAAGGATTCCGTTGCCGAGCCAAATGCTCGCCACCCTGCCGCTGCTGAGCGTCAGTTGGATGCAGCCCCAGGCGCTGATCCCGATAACCAGGGCGATCAGGAGGGCATTGATCCAAAGCCGGACCCGGTCGGGCCGTGTCGTCTTGATCCCGTCTCTCACGCTTGTTCCCTCTCCCGTGGAGCCCATTTCGGAGGGGCTCATAGGAATTCGCACCATCTTGGCGGGAACTCATAAAAATTGAGTTAATTTCGCTTCTAGCCCCTGGACGCGCTGGATGCCGTCCCATCACGCTTGGCGATCTTGTTTGCGCCGCTTAGTCTGCCCCTGTTTTCCAAGACTTCTCTCAACAGGAACCGGGGGCCAGGAAATGAGCGGCAATCCAAGCGACGCCATTGGAAAGCCGGGCGAAGCCGAAGGGGCCCGTCGCTTCGATCCTGATCTGCTTCAATCCTATGTCGCCGCGATCTTCGCGGGCCATGGCCTGCTGGCAGAGGACGCCGCCCGGGCGGCAAACGCGCTGGTGCGCGCGGACCTGCGCGGCATCTGGTCCCACGGCGTGGCGCGCAGTTCCATGTACTGCGGGCGGCTCGCCAAGAAGGCGGCGAACCCGCAGCCCCGGACGACGCTGGAGCGCAGGGCCGCGGCGGCGGCGCTGTTCGACGGTGACGACGGCCTTGGCATCGTGGTCGCGCCGCGCGCCATGGCGGCGGCGATAGATCTCGCCAAGGAAAGCGGAGTCGGTCTCGTCGGGGTCAAGCGCAGCGGGCACTTCGGCATGGCCGGTCTTTATGCTGAGCAGGCGGCCCAGGCGGGGTGTCTCGGCTGGGTTTTCACCAACGCCTCCCCGGCCTTGCCGCCCTACGGCGCGCGCGCGGCACACTTCGGCACCTCTCCGCTGGCCTTTGCCGCGCCGACGCCCGAAGGCATGCCGCCCTTCCTGATCGACATGGCCATGAGCGTCGTGGCGCGCGGCAAGCTGAAGTTCTCCGCCCAGCGGGGCGAGTCCATTCCCGAAGGTCTGGCGCTCGACGCCGAGGGGCGGCCGACGACCGACGGCGCCGCCGCCTTCACCGGCGTCGTTCTGCCCTTTGGCGGGGTGAAGGGTGCTGCGCTTTCCTGGCTGATGGACCTGGCGGGCGGAACCTTCACCGGCGCCGCCCACGCCGGCCTTGCCGCCAATCCCTTCACCGGCACCGACCGGCCCCAGGGCACCGGGCACCTCTTCATTGCCGCAAAAGCCGATCTCTTCATGCCCATGGAGGACTTCCTGGAGCGCATGCGCGAGTCGATCCTGGCGGCAAAGGCACTGCCCCGCGCCGAGGGCTTCGAGGAGATCCTGACGCCCGGAGAGCCCGAGGCGCGCTCGGAGGCCAAGATGCGCGCCGAGGGCGTGCCCTTGACCCGCGACGTGGTCGAGGACCTGGCGGCCCTGGGCGAGAGCGTCGGCGTCTCCTGGCCCGAGGCGCTGAAGCCCGTCTAAAGCCGCGTATAGGCGGTCTCGCGTCCCTCGATCCGGTCCTGGATCGCGCGGGCCGCCGTCACGCCGTCGGCCAACGCCGTCGCGCAGCAAGGGTGAGCGCGGCGCGCCAGCTCGCCAATCGCATAGAGGCCGGGGATGCTTGTCTCGGCCGTGTCCAGCTGAGTCTTGACGAAACCCTCCGCGTCGAGCTGAGGGGCCAGGCCCGCGAGGACTTCGCTGTTCGGCTGCCAGCCATAGAGCACCACGATGCGGTCGAAGGCTTCGCCCGCCACCGTCAGTTCCGCAGGATCGAGGCTGTAGGGACCGACGCGCAGGTCCTGCGCCGCCACCGCCTTCACCAGCGCGGCCCTGGCGCGCAGGCTGCGCGCGAAGAGGGTCACGGAGGCCGCCCCCGCCGCCTTGATCAAACCATGGTTCTCAAAGGCGTTGTCCCCGCCGCCCAGGAGGGCGACGCGAAGACCGCTGAAGTCGGTTTCGGCGATCTCGGCGCCCGGGCCGAAGATCAGGCCGGGACCGGGTGCGATTCCGCCGTCGCGCGGCCTCACGCCCGTGGCGGCCACGAGGAAGCGGCACTCGACCTCACAGAATTCTTGGCGGTTGGTCCGCCGGTAGCGGACACGGAAACCGCCGCCGCCGCGCTCCAGCGCCGTCACCTCGGCCGAGGCTTCAACGGCAACGCCGCACTCCTCCAATTGTTGTTGGAGGGTGGCGGCAAAGGCCGTTCCAGAGGGACCGCCGGCGCCGGCCAGCCAGAGATTGGGGTAGGGACTGATGGCCTGCAGCCCGCCAACGCGCGGCTGCTTCTCCAGGATCAGGGGGCTGTAGCCCAACTGCTTGAGCCAAAGCGCGCAGCTGGCCCCTGCCGGGCCGCCACCCAGGATTACAGTCTCCGGGCTCACTCTTGCTCTCGCCTCCGCGTTCTCGTCATGCCTTCAGGCGAAGTTAGTTTGCCCCAGGGATTTGTCACCTCCCAGAGACTTTTCAGAAGGGATGGCGTAAAAAAGGAGTAGCAATAAGGCGTCTGCAAGAAGAACTATGAAAAAGCATCTAAAGTTTAAACCATGAAGTATGAACTCATTATATTTTCTTACTGAATATTTCTACTTATTTAATTCTCTTTATCAGGGTTGAACCAACAATCTGTCGAACAATATATTAAGGCATCCAAGAATTAGAGCCGTTGCAACGTCAAACGGTTGCAGCGCCCGTCCAGGGCGTCCGGCTTTCCGAGCCATAGCAAAGGAGTGCTTCGCCACAGTGACTGAAAAGAATCCCGATAAAGGCTTCGTCGCAATCCTTGGATGGAGCCTGAATGCGATTGACGCCATTGACCGCTTCGACCGCCGCTACGTGGTGGTCGCCCCGAGCTGGGCGGAGGACTATGCCCGCGAGAACGACATTCCGTTCATCGCCTGGGACTTCGACCGTCTGAACGAGCGCAGTCACGAGATCGCACAGATCCTGAAGGACGAGGGCTGCGACGTCGCGATCCCGCTCTACGAGGAGACCGTCGAGTGGGCCGGAGCGATCAACGCCGTGCTGCTCGACAACCCGCGCCTGCTGGGCCAGTCCATGCTGTTCCGCGACAAGTCGCTGATGAAGCGCCGCGCGCAGCTGGCCGGCATCCGCGTCGGCATCTTCGAGGAGGCGGACAACCACGCCGACGTCATCCGCTTCTTGAAGCGCGTCAACCAGACGCTTCTGAAGCTGGAGGGCGACCCGAACGACCCGATTCACTTCAAGGCCTTCGATAAGGCCGGCTGTCTCGGCCACCGGACCATCCGCACGGTCGAGGATGTCGACTCGATCTCCGACGACGAGTTCCCCGCGCTTCTGGAGAGTCATCTGGATGGCTGGGAGTTCGCGGTCGAGTGCTGGATCAAGGACCGCAAGATCCAGTTCCTGAACATCTCCGAATACGTGACGCTCGGCTACTCGGTCTTCGTTCCGGCCACCCCGGAACTGGAGTCCTGGCGCGACGCCATCACCAAGGAGATCGAGAAGCTGATCGAGGCCTTCGACATCGACTTCGGTTTCATCCACCCCGAGTACTTCGTCACCAACGACGGCACCATGTACTTCGGCGAGGTCGCCTATCGTCCGCCGGGCTTCAACGCCCTGGAGCTGATCGAGCGCGCCTATGGCTTCAACGGCTATCAGGGGCTCGTGCTGGCCTTCGACCCCAAGACCACCCAGGAAGAGCTGGACGCGTTCTTCCCGGAGCCGGTCAAGGACGCCAAGGGCCATGCCGGTTGCTTCGGCGCCTATCCGCGCCGCCGCGTGGTGAGCTACATGGAGGTCCCCGAAGAGACCGAGAATCACCCCTACTTCGAGTTCCACGAGCTGTCCCAGCCCATGGAGCAGAAGGTGACCAAGCGAACTGCTTTCGGTACCCACTGGGGTCTGGTCTACTTCTTCGGCGACAATCCTCATAAGCTGAGGGACCTGCTGAAGGCGCAGGAGGAACTGGACTTCTACGTGTGAGGCGGCCTGCCTCTCTATCCGAAGTCTCCACCGGGGGTGCCGTTACGTGAGTGATCTAGACCGCCTGAGCGAAACGCTGGAGGTCGCGCTGTCCCGTTTGGAGTCGGCGCGGCCCTTCGCGAAAGCTCGTTATCAGACCGGCGTTCTCGATGTCTCCTACCGCCTGATGGCGCAGGAGGGCGGCCTGGAACGGCTTCACGCTCTGGCCCCCCGGCTGGACCAGGCGGGGATCTTCAGCGGTTCCGACTGGGACCAGCCGGAGACCCTGCAACCCCAGTTCGTCGCTAGCGCGCTGGACGCCCCGCAGCGCACCACGGTCGCGCTGGAGGCGCTCAGCCTCCTGCGCATGCTGGCGCTTGCGGGAGGGGAGCACTATCACCCCGGAATCCACGCCGAGCACGCGCGCCACTTCCTGACCCAGGTGCTGGCGCTCAACATCAACCGCTTCTTCGGCCAGGTCGACGAAGCCGGGCGCGAGGCCGAGGGCGCGCGCCGCACGGTGGAGCGCCTGCTGCGCTATCTGGCCGCGCGGATCGGCTTCAAGGACGTGCTGGGCGCCCTGGTCAATGAAATCTGGCGCATCCTGGCACAGCGCCCCGTGAACGTGGGGCCGGTCAAGGAGATGATCACCCAGATCGCCGTCACGCTTTCGCGCGAAGGCGGGGAGGCCGGGGAGGCCCGCATCGGCGCGGACCGGCTGGTCTCCGCGCTGTTCGGCACCACCTCGGGCTGTCTGGACGACCCCGGCATCGCAGTCTACCGCGAACGGCTGTCCGGTCTGCAGGAGAGCGCCTTGCTGCACGAGGCGCACGGCTTCGCCCGCGCCATGCACGATACCGGCCTGGTCTCCGACTACCACGCGGGGTTCCTGGTCTGGGCGCTCGACGCCGGTCAGGAAAGCCTGATTCCTGAGGCCTTGGGTCTCGACCGCACCGGTCTCACCTGTTACCGCCGCCATGAAGCCCTGGTTCACGACCTGATCCGCGCGGCTGTCGGGCCGGAGACGCCGCAGGCCGTCTATGGCCTTTCCCTGCTGCTGCAGCGGGGCATCCTGCACCATCCCCCCATCGCGCCCTCGCTGCGCCGTCAGGTGGAGCTGGAGCCGAGCGCCGAGGCGGCCGCGCGCATCGCCAGCGCCTACGGCCCTTCGGTCGAACCGAAGCGGTTCCTGACCGCCGGGGTGCTTCAGGTGCTGGGCCAGCCGCTCGGCATCGGGCAGGGCGCCAACCCCACCTGCCAGTCGGCCCGCGCCATGACGCTCTGGTCGCTGAACGATCCGGACTACCTGCTGGACCTAATCGCCCAGGCCGCGCGTTTCGATCGGATCGAGATGTACTTCGAGGGCCAGCGCCTCAACTCCGCTGCGCTTCCGACGGGATTGACTCCCTTCGCGCCGCTGGACTCCGATCCGGTCTCCGTCGTTCTGGTGCCGCACCTGGACCGCATCTACGCCGAGATGGGACGCCGCTGCGCGGACCGCCCGGAGGACCCGCACGTCTGGGTCAATCCGGAGTTCCACGGCTGGTGGGTCGCGCGGCACTGCTGCGTCGCGGTCGATGTCGCGAGCGGCGCGCTTCTGGCGATCGAAGACTTCCTGGCGAGCTTCCACAGCGCCTACCACCCACACTACAACGGCGGGGAACCGCTGATCCATCCGCAGCCGGCGGGGGTCGCGGTGACCGACCCCGGCGGCGAGTTCATCGGCTGGCACGCCATCGCCATCCTGCGCGTCGCACCGGATCAGGACGGCGTGATGAGGGTCTATTTCTATAACCCGAACAACGATAGCGGACAGGATTGGGGCGGCGGCGTGAAGGTCTCGACGCAGGGGCAGGGCGAAAACTATGGAGAGGCCTCGCTGCCCTTCGACCAGTTCGCAGCGCGCCTCTATCTGTTCCACGAGGCCCCGGCCAAGCCGCGCGGCGCCAAACGCCCTCCGGCCGAAGAGCTGAGCGCCATCGCCGAGCAGATCCGCAAGAGCTGGGCCGCCTACCGCGGCGAGCTCCAAGGCAGCCCCATCGCCGCCCAGGCGGAGTAGGCAAGGCGGAGTAGGCAGGCAGGGCCAGCCACCTGGTGGCGGCCTTGGACGGGTCTATGGATTTTCCGAAAAAGAAAGTGGTGCCGCCAGGGTGACTCGAACACCCGACCTACGCATTACGAATGCGCCGCTCTACCAGCTGAGCTATGGCGGCTTCTCCACCTTCCGGGGCGCCGAAACGCGGTTCCCGGGAACGGAGCCCATCGCCCGCGCGGATAGCGCGGCGGCGAGCGGGCTTTATCTAATGCAGGCGCGAGTCCGGGTCAATCCTTGATCGGGCTCGGCCTGCGGTGCCAGGACGTGACCAGGCCGGACGCGACCAGGCCGGAGGTGTCCAGTAGTACGTGATCAGGCCGGGCGGGGTGCTGCGCCCCCAGGCGCTGGATCCTTGGGCGCTGACTCCTCGCCCGCCTCCGTGGGCGGGGCGACTTCGCGGACCTCGACCTCCGGCATCTCCGGGAGCAGGCCGCTGGTCATCTCCGGCGGGGAGCGCCAGTCAAGGCTGTCGATCTCGCCGCAGGCGCGGCAGGCCGCCGACCAGTCGATCGCCGAGGTGCCGCATTCCGCGCAGACCCAGGCCGGGTCGTTGGGCGCGGCGGCGGCGCGGCGGAACCAGTCGTGGGCCCGGGCGGAATCGCCGTTCTCGGCCTCCTCCAGCTCCGCCATCAGACGGCAGACCGCTTCGCTCGGCTGCGCGCCGCCCGCCAGTTGCAGGTGTCGGCGCGCCTCGCCCCAGAGCTGCGCGTCCAAGGCGGCGCGGGCCTGCGCCAGATGGCTTTCGGGGTGGCTGACCCGCATGTGCACCAGCTTGGTCAGGCGCTTGACCCGCTCCAGCGGTTTCTCGTTCGGCTCCATGTCCAGGAAGGGCTTGACCAGGGCCGGATGCGGCGCCTTCTCCCAGGTCTTCTGTAGAAGCTTCAGCGCCTTGCGCTTGTCGCCGCTCTCAACGTGCAGCCGTGCGAGCAGGGCCGCCGCGGGGATCAGATCGGGAACCAGCTTGACCGCCTCGGCCAGGGCGCGCTTTGCGTCCTCGCGCCGGTTCTCCTCGACCAGCCCGCGGGCCTTTTCAGTCAGGAGCACGGCGCGGCGGCGCTGCCAGTCCGGCTTGCGCACCGCATTGTTCGCCTTGGCGAGGGCGAGCGCCTGTTCCGCCGCCTCGATGCGCCCGTGGCGGAGCTCCAGCTTGAACAGCATCTCGGAGACCCAAGGCGTATTCGGCTGCAACTCCTTGGCGCGGCGGGCGTAGTCCAGCGCCGCCG
Coding sequences within:
- a CDS encoding diguanylate cyclase, translating into MRDGIKTTRPDRVRLWINALLIALVIGISAWGCIQLTLSSGRVASIWLGNGILLAILLRSPSRNWATYILAGLLGNIAANLSSGDPLVLSLGLALCNSFEVLVAAYPLRFLLGPNFSVVKSRGFAAFISFAILLAPAATALMAGALLGVMADANFIETLTVWYPADALGMAIMAPLLLAVKKHEVLQLLAPGARLRSLGVLSVLLSVTLLVFAGEDPRLAFLVFVPLVIAVLQLGFAGGAAAIFMMGGVALYYTIAGDGPFALATGSHAREQVILLQGFIACALLIALPLAVIIEQSARLTLDLERANGKLAEIATTDPLTGLPNRRLLDRTVLIEWRRAQRSGEPLSVVIIDVDNFKAYNDLYGHPAGDRCLKMLAETCNGCLRRPGDLFARYGGEEFIAVLPDTPAEGARHVAERMRVAVELAQIEHRLAPGNQVTISLGVATLADGLPKSSEELLEWGDKALYQAKRAGRNQVVSASRDILLPERSSSIQGAASSAG
- a CDS encoding NAD(P)/FAD-dependent oxidoreductase, with translation MSPETVILGGGPAGASCALWLKQLGYSPLILEKQPRVGGLQAISPYPNLWLAGAGGPSGTAFAATLQQQLEECGVAVEASAEVTALERGGGGFRVRYRRTNRQEFCEVECRFLVAATGVRPRDGGIAPGPGLIFGPGAEIAETDFSGLRVALLGGGDNAFENHGLIKAAGAASVTLFARSLRARAALVKAVAAQDLRVGPYSLDPAELTVAGEAFDRIVVLYGWQPNSEVLAGLAPQLDAEGFVKTQLDTAETSIPGLYAIGELARRAHPCCATALADGVTAARAIQDRIEGRETAYTRL
- a CDS encoding Ldh family oxidoreductase, giving the protein MSGNPSDAIGKPGEAEGARRFDPDLLQSYVAAIFAGHGLLAEDAARAANALVRADLRGIWSHGVARSSMYCGRLAKKAANPQPRTTLERRAAAAALFDGDDGLGIVVAPRAMAAAIDLAKESGVGLVGVKRSGHFGMAGLYAEQAAQAGCLGWVFTNASPALPPYGARAAHFGTSPLAFAAPTPEGMPPFLIDMAMSVVARGKLKFSAQRGESIPEGLALDAEGRPTTDGAAAFTGVVLPFGGVKGAALSWLMDLAGGTFTGAAHAGLAANPFTGTDRPQGTGHLFIAAKADLFMPMEDFLERMRESILAAKALPRAEGFEEILTPGEPEARSEAKMRAEGVPLTRDVVEDLAALGESVGVSWPEALKPV
- a CDS encoding heme biosynthesis HemY N-terminal domain-containing protein, which encodes MGRSLWFFVKLAVLIAVAIWLAERPGDVSIDWLGYRIDTTVGILLLAIFLLMIVAAGIYRFWIATRRAPGSIKRNMADNKRVRGYKALTQGMVAVAAGAPDEARRLAQQANRLLDEPPLTLLLSAQAAQLNGDENAAKRYFTAMLDREETAFLGLRGLFNQAMKAGDEAAALDYARRAKELQPNTPWVSEMLFKLELRHGRIEAAEQALALAKANNAVRKPDWQRRRAVLLTEKARGLVEENRREDAKRALAEAVKLVPDLIPAAALLARLHVESGDKRKALKLLQKTWEKAPHPALVKPFLDMEPNEKPLERVKRLTKLVHMRVSHPESHLAQARAALDAQLWGEARRHLQLAGGAQPSEAVCRLMAELEEAENGDSARAHDWFRRAAAAPNDPAWVCAECGTSAIDWSAACRACGEIDSLDWRSPPEMTSGLLPEMPEVEVREVAPPTEAGEESAPKDPAPGGAAPRPA